In the genome of Nycticebus coucang isolate mNycCou1 chromosome 12, mNycCou1.pri, whole genome shotgun sequence, the window ACAGATGCTTTTAAAAAGACTGGAAACGCTTATGCTGTTTTAAGCAATCCAGAAAAACGAAAACAATATGACCTCACAGGCAATGAAGAACAAGCTTGTAATCACCAAAACAATGGGAGATTtaatttccatagaggttgtgaaGCTGATATAACTCCAGAAGacttgtttaatatattttttggtgGTGGATTTCCTTCAGGTAGTGTACATTCATTTTCAAATTGACGGGCTGGTTACAGCCATCAACATCAACATCAACATAGTGGCcatgaaagagaggaagaaagaggagatgGAGGTTTTTCTGTGTTTATCCAGCTGATGCCCATTATTGTATTGATCCTCGTGTCATTATTAAGCCAATTGATGGTCTCTAATCCTCCTTATTCCTTATATCCCAGCTCTGGATCAGGGCAAACCATTAAAATGCAGACAGAAAATTTGGGTGTTGTTTATTATGTCAACaaggactttaaaaatgaatataaaggaaTGTTACTACAGAAGGTAGAAAAGAGTGTAGAAGAAGATTATGTGACTAATATTCGAAATAATTGCtggaaagaaagacaacaaaaaacagaTATGCAGTATGCAGCAAAAGTGTACTGTGATGATCATCTCCGAAGGAAGGTGGACGCCTTGAGCATGGACAACTGTAAGGAATTAGAGCGGCTGACCAGTCTTTATAAAGGAGGATGAACTGGAATTTTTAtgtataccttttttgttttttctgtaagtTTAGTATCATCAtgagagatgaagaaaaagatttgATATTAAAAACTGAGCTGTTGGTTCCCAAATCTTGGACTGTTTATTACCCACTGGCTCCTTTAAATAGTAAGAactgaaaactaaaattaatattttagttatGCTTCTGCAGTTATTCTCATTTTCAAAGCTTATATGATTCCTAACCAAAAATGTCTGGAGAGAAGATTGTCACACCTGTAGCAATTTCCAGTTTTAGtgattctccatttttctttcgtcatgtaaatatttatggaatgatcATTTTGTGTACATAAAGATTATTgccttttatttaaattctttaatatttagctccATGAGACACTTCAGTTTAAattgatgaaataaatattacatgacacaattacatttttcttgttgAGGTCTCAAATAGGTGGAGTTTAAACAATGaaactttttcaaaaagaaaaaactgtttaattttatgtaaaatctTATAGCATTATCAGCTTAGAgggaattgatatttttattattgctgttataTTCCAAAATACATATTGAGATAAATGAACTGGTATAGAATATCAGTTTACTATTTAGTTTTATGAATtgctatacatatacatacagagaaatgaaaagctaTCCTGGTAGATTTTAAGAGAAATATGAGGAAATGGCTATATGTACTAAATTAAAAGGATCTTCAACAGTAAAGTGCAGTTATGCCATTTGCAACTTAAGTAATTAAAAGGCCCCCAAATGTTCATGTATATATCTTTGAAGGCTgctaaaatttattctttatagaGGACCACCTATTTTTCTCCCCATGGAAATTGCAGTTTTTTAGTGATCATTTAAGCAGGATCCAAaagtaaatggattttttttataagtactaagaattattattaaaatacagcTTTGTGCCTTTAACCCTATGCCAACTTTTAAACATATAAGTAGATTACAGTACACTTACTTGATCAGAGCATGATCTGTTTGGCCACATGCAATAGTAAACAGAAGTACAGCAGCAGGTAGAATAGTGATTTAAAGCAAGTTGTCCTTAAAAAATTCTGAGTTAAAAATCTATTCAtcattgaataattttattaatactatAGTAATAAGCTCCTTGTAATTAAATccataataaaactagaaaaaataaataaataaataagttgaggtgcattgtggttgggtgcataaatattaataattgagatctcatcatattgagtattacctttaacaaatatgaagtgtccatccttatcctcaattattttggttggtttaaagcctattgcgtctgcgaacaggattgcaatgcctgcttttttctgctttccatttgcctggaatatagatgaccatcccttcaccttgagtctatatctgtcttttaaatgtaagatgcgattcttggatgcagcagatattggcttgagtttttgtatccagtccgccaacctatgcctctttagaggacaatttaaaccattcacattaattgagagtattgataagcctttccagAGACcggaggacatttttaatccttttgcaactgtggaagttgtaatttgatcaaaaattttttgggtgggtttacttttgtggtggagaattatgctggtctttatggaggataggtctaagaatgtcctggagagctggtttagttgtggcaaatttc includes:
- the LOC128561783 gene encoding LOW QUALITY PROTEIN: dnaJ homolog subfamily B member 14-like (The sequence of the model RefSeq protein was modified relative to this genomic sequence to represent the inferred CDS: substituted 1 base at 1 genomic stop codon) codes for the protein MEGNRDEAEKCVEIAREALNVGNREKAQRFLQKAEKLYPLPLACALLEIIMKNGSTAGNSAHCRKPSGSGDQSKPNCTKDSTSGSGEGGKGYTKDQVEGVLSINKCKNYYEVLGVTKDAGDEDLKKAYRKLALKFHPDKNHAPGATDAFKKTGNAYAVLSNPEKRKQYDLTGNEEQACNHQNNGRFNFHRGCEADITPEDLFNIFFGGGFPSGSVHSFSNXRAGYSHQHQHQHSGHEREEERGDGGFSVFIQLMPIIVLILVSLLSQLMVSNPPYSLYPSSGSGQTIKMQTENLGVVYYVNKDFKNEYKGMLLQKVEKSVEEDYVTNIRNNCWKERQQKTDMQYAAKVYCDDHLRRKVDALSMDNCKELERLTSLYKGG